In Pseudonocardia sp. C8, one genomic interval encodes:
- the boxC gene encoding 2,3-epoxybenzoyl-CoA dihydrolase — MTDAGPTTDGESPAVDYDRDPAAYRHWRLEIDADDPAVAWVILDVDPDGGLVPGYELKMNSYDLGVDIELYDITQRLRFCHPGVKAVVLTSATDRNFCAGANIRMLAGSPHPWKVNFCKFTNETRNGIEDATAHSGQTWIAAVNGTAAGGGYELALACEQILLIDDNSSTVALPEVPLLGVLPGTGGLTRVTDKRRVRKDRADVFATKPEGIGGRQAVEWRLVDEVIPKRRWDETVRERATAAAAESRRLPGGDGIALPPLDRTETADGITYRHVRAAFDRDRGLVEITVDGPDGGVPTSIERVRELGADFWPLAMTRELDDLILRLRSNEQELGTWVIRTRGDVEDALAFEHLIEQRSSSDWLAGEIRHYFKRTLKRLDVTSRSLIALIEPGSCFAGALLELALACDRQYMLDGTLDEDDSEQGDEAQIMLTASNFGAFPMGNGVTRLASRFHGDDDHVAKLRQETGRRITARDALELGLVTDAPDDIDWDDEVRIMLEERASMSPDALTGMEANHRFVGPETMESRIFGRLTAWQNWIFVRPNASGPEGALRKYGTGRRADFDRRRV; from the coding sequence ATGACCGATGCCGGCCCCACCACCGACGGCGAGTCCCCGGCCGTCGACTACGACCGGGATCCCGCGGCGTACCGGCACTGGCGGCTGGAGATCGACGCCGACGACCCGGCGGTCGCGTGGGTGATCCTCGACGTCGACCCCGACGGCGGCCTCGTCCCCGGCTACGAGCTGAAGATGAACAGCTACGACCTGGGCGTCGACATCGAGCTGTACGACATCACCCAGCGGCTGCGCTTCTGCCACCCCGGGGTGAAGGCCGTCGTCCTGACCAGCGCCACCGACCGGAACTTCTGCGCGGGCGCGAACATCCGGATGCTCGCCGGGTCGCCGCACCCGTGGAAGGTGAACTTCTGCAAGTTCACCAACGAGACCCGCAACGGCATCGAGGACGCGACCGCGCACTCCGGCCAGACCTGGATCGCCGCGGTCAACGGCACCGCGGCCGGCGGTGGCTACGAGCTCGCGCTGGCCTGCGAGCAGATCCTGCTGATCGACGACAACTCGTCGACGGTCGCGCTGCCCGAGGTCCCGCTGCTCGGGGTGCTCCCCGGCACCGGCGGGCTGACCCGGGTCACCGACAAGCGCCGCGTCCGCAAGGACCGCGCCGACGTGTTCGCCACCAAGCCCGAGGGCATCGGCGGCCGGCAGGCCGTCGAGTGGCGGCTCGTCGACGAGGTGATCCCCAAGCGCCGGTGGGACGAGACCGTGCGCGAGCGGGCCACCGCCGCCGCGGCGGAGTCCCGCCGGCTGCCCGGCGGCGACGGCATCGCGCTGCCCCCGCTGGACCGCACCGAGACCGCCGACGGCATCACCTACCGGCACGTCCGGGCCGCGTTCGACCGCGACCGCGGCTTGGTGGAGATCACCGTCGACGGCCCGGACGGCGGCGTCCCCACCAGCATCGAGCGGGTGCGCGAGCTCGGCGCGGACTTCTGGCCGCTGGCCATGACCCGCGAGCTCGACGACCTGATCCTGCGGCTGCGCAGCAACGAGCAGGAGCTGGGCACGTGGGTGATCCGCACCCGCGGCGACGTCGAGGACGCGCTGGCCTTCGAGCACCTCATCGAGCAGCGCTCGTCGTCGGACTGGCTGGCGGGCGAGATCCGGCACTACTTCAAGCGGACCCTCAAGCGGCTCGACGTCACCTCCCGGTCGCTCATCGCGCTGATCGAGCCCGGGTCGTGCTTCGCGGGGGCGCTGCTGGAGCTGGCGCTGGCCTGCGACCGGCAGTACATGCTCGACGGCACGCTCGACGAGGACGACTCCGAGCAGGGCGACGAGGCCCAGATCATGCTGACGGCGTCGAACTTCGGGGCGTTCCCCATGGGCAACGGCGTCACCCGGCTGGCGTCGCGGTTCCACGGCGACGACGACCACGTCGCCAAGCTCCGGCAGGAGACCGGGCGCCGGATCACCGCGCGCGACGCGCTGGAGCTGGGCCTGGTCACCGACGCCCCGGACGACATCGACTGGGACGACGAGGTCCGGATCATGCTCGAGGAGCGGGCGTCGATGTCCCCGGACGCGCTGACCGGGATGGAGGCCAACCACCGGTTCGTCGGGCCGGAGACGATGGAGAGCCGCATCTTCGGCCGGCTCACCGCGTGGCAGAACTGGATCTTCGTGCGCCCGAACGCCTCCGGGCCGGAGGGTGCGCTGCGCAAGTACGGCACGGGCCGCAGGGCCGATTTCGACCGCAGGCGGGTGTGA